The Geothrix sp. genome window below encodes:
- a CDS encoding PilZ domain-containing protein encodes MSVPSDQRQFPRIPIAYRVKVVTGDQILAFPSAINISLGGILVGGTERLPLGSACGVAILLEDAEAGKRIVTRGTVVRADADGMAIAFSRDLEPASLEALRALIQSLSPQTDQAFETDIKACG; translated from the coding sequence GTGAGCGTGCCCTCCGACCAACGACAGTTTCCCCGCATCCCCATCGCCTACCGGGTGAAGGTGGTGACCGGCGACCAGATCCTCGCCTTCCCCTCGGCGATCAACATCAGCCTGGGCGGCATCCTGGTCGGAGGCACGGAGCGGCTTCCCCTCGGCAGTGCCTGCGGTGTGGCGATCCTCCTCGAGGACGCCGAGGCCGGCAAGCGGATCGTGACCCGAGGCACCGTGGTCCGGGCCGATGCGGATGGCATGGCCATCGCGTTCTCCAGGGACCTCGAACCCGCCAGCCTCGAAGCCCTGAGGGCCTTGATCCAATCTCTGAGCCCGCAGACGGATCAGGCCTTCGAGACCGACATCAAGGCCTGCGGATAG
- a CDS encoding MFS transporter — protein sequence MNHSPAFRLRRFLNWFPLGLTYAAMYMGRYNFNIVKNDIGAWYHLDKAQMGLIASAGFWTYGLAVAFNGPLADRIGGRKAILVGSLGAALLNLAIGFMFLNGHVTQILVSMSLLWSLNMYFQSFGALSVVKVNSTWFHVRERGVFGGIFGIMISSGYFLATTIGAWLLASFRSWTVIWFVPAAAMTFMFAVDWFLVRNRPSHAGYPDFDTGDGSNAGSAEDAPLPLRDLIKKVFHNPIIVSLIFAEFCTGFVRQGVMLYFTEYLQEIYHLGKKEHLFWWTGIAFMGGGILGGLLCGWMSDKLFQSRRPPVAFFFYLVQVVMLGLLGMTLGQGTWGGQIWAVILLGLTAMFIFGVHGMLSGTASMDFGGRKAAASVAGALDGIQYIGSGLTGFGLGWILKTYGWDGVATHGHQPVHAWVWVGSIIPFSLIGAFIMTRIWNAKAGAGAH from the coding sequence TTGAATCACAGTCCCGCCTTTCGTCTGCGCCGGTTCCTGAACTGGTTTCCCCTGGGACTGACCTACGCGGCCATGTACATGGGCCGTTACAACTTCAACATCGTGAAGAACGACATCGGCGCCTGGTATCACCTGGACAAGGCCCAGATGGGCCTCATCGCCTCGGCAGGCTTCTGGACCTACGGCCTGGCCGTGGCCTTCAACGGCCCCCTCGCCGACCGCATCGGCGGACGCAAGGCCATCCTCGTGGGCTCCCTCGGCGCGGCCCTCCTGAACCTGGCCATCGGGTTCATGTTCCTGAACGGTCATGTCACCCAGATCCTGGTGAGCATGAGCCTGCTCTGGAGCCTGAACATGTACTTCCAGAGCTTCGGGGCCCTGTCCGTGGTGAAGGTGAACAGCACCTGGTTCCATGTCCGGGAGCGCGGCGTCTTCGGCGGCATCTTCGGGATCATGATCAGCTCGGGCTACTTCCTGGCCACCACCATCGGGGCCTGGCTGCTCGCCAGCTTCCGCAGCTGGACGGTCATCTGGTTCGTGCCGGCCGCCGCCATGACCTTCATGTTCGCCGTGGACTGGTTCCTGGTGCGCAACCGGCCCAGCCACGCCGGATACCCCGACTTCGACACCGGGGACGGCTCCAATGCCGGCTCGGCCGAAGACGCCCCCCTGCCCCTTCGCGACCTGATCAAGAAGGTCTTCCACAACCCCATCATCGTGTCGCTCATCTTCGCGGAGTTCTGCACGGGCTTCGTGCGCCAAGGGGTCATGCTCTACTTCACCGAATACCTGCAGGAGATCTATCACCTGGGCAAGAAGGAACACCTCTTCTGGTGGACCGGCATCGCCTTCATGGGCGGTGGCATCCTGGGCGGCCTGCTCTGCGGGTGGATGAGCGACAAGCTCTTCCAGTCCCGGCGTCCGCCCGTGGCCTTCTTCTTCTACCTGGTGCAGGTGGTCATGCTGGGCCTACTGGGCATGACTCTGGGCCAAGGCACCTGGGGCGGGCAGATCTGGGCCGTGATCCTGCTCGGCCTCACCGCCATGTTCATCTTCGGCGTCCACGGCATGCTCAGCGGCACCGCCAGCATGGATTTCGGTGGACGGAAGGCCGCGGCCTCCGTGGCCGGAGCCCTGGACGGCATCCAGTACATCGGCTCCGGGCTGACGGGCTTCGGCCTGGGCTGGATCCTCAAGACCTACGGCTGGGACGGCGTGGCCACTCACGGCCACCAGCCGGTTCACGCCTGGGTGTGGGTGGGTTCCATCATCCCCTTCAGCCTCATCGGCGCCTTCATCATGACCCGCATCTGGAATGCCAAGGCGGGAGCCGGAGCGCACTGA
- a CDS encoding polyprenyl synthetase family protein — translation MSRLDLSRYFLPIAPKLAGVEAELQRILQSDVEVVQKLADHVRGGQGKRLRPALVMLSSRFCGVQNEDDVRFGAVFELVHTATLVHDDVIDHAQLRRSMPTLNRLWGNTLTVLFGDVLYLVAMSEAIAGRSWRMMEIFAEVTTRMIEGELIQNDVLFKLDTSRKDYFDIQERKTALLFSGCTETGAVLTGRNPEECIAMRQYGLEVGRAFQLVDDLLDYTATSEQLGKPAFSDLREGKLTLPMLTLLEKAPDEARSLVRTIWDRGEEVPIPEDEEAHLRALIVQHDALAETRELAVKASRNAVAHLALVQGEAATGELLREIPEALLSRSK, via the coding sequence TTGAGCCGATTGGACCTCTCCCGCTATTTCCTTCCCATCGCCCCGAAGCTGGCGGGTGTGGAGGCAGAGCTGCAGCGCATTCTGCAGAGTGATGTGGAGGTGGTCCAGAAGCTGGCGGACCATGTCCGAGGGGGGCAGGGGAAGCGCCTGCGGCCGGCCCTGGTGATGTTGTCGTCCCGCTTCTGCGGCGTGCAGAACGAGGATGATGTGAGGTTCGGCGCGGTCTTCGAGCTGGTCCACACGGCCACCCTGGTGCATGACGATGTCATCGACCACGCCCAGCTCCGCCGGAGCATGCCCACCCTCAACCGGCTCTGGGGCAACACCCTGACCGTGCTCTTCGGGGATGTGCTCTACCTGGTGGCCATGAGCGAGGCCATCGCCGGGCGCAGCTGGCGGATGATGGAGATCTTCGCAGAGGTCACCACCCGCATGATCGAGGGTGAGCTGATCCAGAACGATGTGCTCTTCAAGCTGGACACCAGCCGGAAGGATTACTTCGACATCCAGGAGCGGAAGACCGCCCTGCTGTTCAGCGGCTGCACAGAGACGGGCGCCGTCCTCACAGGGCGGAACCCAGAGGAATGCATCGCCATGCGCCAGTACGGCCTGGAAGTGGGCCGGGCCTTTCAGCTGGTGGACGATCTCCTGGACTACACCGCCACCAGCGAGCAGCTGGGCAAACCGGCCTTCAGCGACCTGCGCGAGGGTAAGCTCACGCTGCCCATGCTCACCCTGCTTGAGAAGGCCCCGGACGAGGCCCGATCCCTGGTCCGGACCATCTGGGATCGGGGCGAGGAAGTGCCCATTCCCGAGGATGAGGAAGCCCACCTCCGCGCCCTCATCGTTCAGCACGACGCCTTGGCCGAGACCCGCGAACTCGCGGTGAAGGCCTCCAGGAATGCCGTGGCCCACCTGGCCCTCGTGCAGGGCGAGGCCGCCACGGGCGAGCTGTTGCGCGAGATTCCCGAGGCCCTGCTGTCGCGAAGCAAGTGA
- the asnB gene encoding asparagine synthase B yields MCGILTILGIDPARSNPAELRRQALAMARKIRHRGPDWSGIFADDRAILVHERLSIVDVEHGAQPLIDTLQGTVLAVNGEIYNHRDLQEELREPHDFQTLSDCEVILYLYDEHSPKDFLNRMNGIFAFVLYDPKRETFLIARDPIGVVPLYVGWDEAGNLYAASEMKALVGHCERIREFPPGHFFLGHQADKGFQCYYEPDWAEPGQVPQEPYDPAALRKALEAAVRRQLMCDVPYGVLISGGVDSSLIAAIAAQYREGRVEAGGSAPAWWPRIHSFAVGLKGAPDLGPARLVADHIGAIHHEVHFTVQEGLDALSDVIYHLETFDITTIRASTPMYLMMRKIRAMGIKMVLSGEGADEIFGGYLYFHKAPDGAELHAETVRKLQKLHLYDCARANKSSAAWGVEARVPFLDREFLDVAMRLDPSVKLPRNAARPHPIEKFPLRKAFEGLIPDEVLWRQKEQFSDGVGYAWIDALKATAEREISDAMMQAAAVRFPVKTPETKEAYLYRQFFEHHFPSAAAVECVPHERSVACSTPIALAWDAAFAAMADPSGRAVRDVHQQGHR; encoded by the coding sequence ATGTGCGGCATTCTCACCATCCTCGGCATCGACCCGGCCCGGTCCAATCCCGCCGAACTCCGGCGCCAGGCCCTGGCCATGGCACGGAAGATCCGCCACCGGGGCCCCGACTGGAGCGGCATCTTCGCCGACGACCGGGCGATCCTCGTCCATGAGCGGCTGTCCATCGTGGATGTGGAACATGGCGCCCAACCCCTGATCGACACCCTCCAGGGCACGGTGCTGGCGGTCAATGGCGAAATCTACAACCACCGGGACCTCCAAGAGGAGCTGCGGGAGCCCCACGACTTCCAGACCCTGTCGGACTGCGAGGTGATCCTCTACCTCTACGACGAGCATTCCCCCAAGGACTTCCTCAACCGCATGAACGGCATCTTCGCGTTCGTCCTCTACGATCCCAAGCGGGAGACCTTTCTCATCGCCCGGGATCCCATCGGTGTGGTGCCGCTCTATGTGGGCTGGGACGAGGCGGGCAACCTCTACGCCGCCTCGGAGATGAAGGCCCTGGTGGGCCACTGTGAAAGGATCCGCGAGTTCCCGCCGGGGCACTTCTTCCTGGGGCACCAGGCGGACAAAGGGTTCCAGTGCTACTACGAGCCGGACTGGGCCGAACCCGGCCAGGTGCCGCAGGAGCCCTATGATCCCGCGGCCCTCCGGAAGGCCCTGGAGGCCGCCGTGCGCCGCCAGCTCATGTGCGATGTGCCCTATGGCGTCCTGATCTCGGGAGGCGTGGACTCGTCGCTGATCGCCGCCATCGCCGCCCAGTACCGGGAGGGCCGGGTGGAGGCGGGCGGCAGCGCCCCGGCCTGGTGGCCCCGGATCCACAGCTTCGCCGTGGGCCTGAAGGGCGCGCCGGACCTCGGCCCCGCCCGGCTGGTGGCCGACCATATCGGTGCCATCCACCACGAGGTCCACTTCACCGTGCAGGAGGGCCTGGATGCGCTCTCGGATGTGATCTACCACCTGGAGACCTTCGACATCACGACGATCAGAGCTTCCACGCCCATGTACCTCATGATGCGGAAGATCCGGGCCATGGGCATCAAGATGGTGCTGTCGGGCGAGGGGGCCGACGAGATCTTCGGCGGCTACCTCTACTTCCACAAGGCGCCGGACGGAGCCGAGCTGCATGCGGAAACCGTGCGGAAGCTCCAGAAGCTGCACCTCTACGACTGCGCCCGGGCCAACAAGTCCAGTGCCGCCTGGGGTGTGGAGGCCCGGGTCCCCTTCCTGGACCGCGAGTTCCTGGATGTGGCCATGCGCCTGGACCCCTCGGTGAAATTGCCGCGCAACGCCGCCCGGCCCCACCCCATCGAGAAGTTCCCCCTGCGGAAGGCCTTCGAGGGGCTCATCCCCGACGAGGTGCTGTGGCGCCAGAAGGAGCAGTTTTCCGATGGGGTCGGCTACGCCTGGATCGATGCCCTCAAGGCCACCGCCGAACGGGAGATCAGCGATGCCATGATGCAGGCCGCGGCGGTCCGCTTCCCCGTGAAGACGCCCGAAACCAAGGAGGCCTACCTCTACCGCCAGTTCTTCGAGCACCACTTCCCTTCCGCTGCGGCCGTCGAGTGCGTCCCCCACGAGCGCAGCGTGGCCTGCAGCACGCCCATCGCTCTGGCCTGGGATGCGGCTTTCGCGGCCATGGCCGATCCCTCGGGGCGAGCTGTTCGCGATGTCCACCAGCAGGGCCACCGCTAG
- a CDS encoding rhodanese-like domain-containing protein, translating to MFEQGIHLSPETYRDLDGTVQRLDVREPWEYDLARIPGAVLIPLGELADRVGELDPTRPVAAYCHHGTRSLYALRFLQGAGFKDLAHLAGGIDAYSRLDPTVPRY from the coding sequence ATGTTTGAACAAGGCATCCACCTCTCCCCGGAGACCTACCGGGACCTCGACGGGACCGTCCAGCGGCTCGATGTCCGGGAGCCCTGGGAGTATGACCTCGCCCGGATTCCCGGAGCCGTCCTGATCCCTCTGGGCGAACTGGCGGACCGTGTGGGCGAGCTGGACCCCACCCGACCCGTGGCGGCCTACTGCCACCATGGCACCCGCAGCCTCTATGCGCTGCGCTTCCTCCAGGGCGCGGGATTCAAGGACCTGGCCCACCTCGCCGGCGGTATTGATGCCTATAGCCGCCTGGATCCCACAGTGCCCCGCTACTGA
- a CDS encoding NUDIX hydrolase, protein MRLLHRHPEGFDPAAAWIQESESVRQDSRLFRQIVAQRRSPHTGRQHAFYRLQGPDWVNVVAFTCEGDLLVVEQFRHGIDAPTLEIPGGGCDAGETPAEAARRELREETGFVSDRWVALGSCTPNPATQNNRCHTFLALDCEADGALALDPAEELQVWACSWPEWQARMRRGEIHHALVLAAFQFLGLWEGWPALRQRLEL, encoded by the coding sequence ATGCGCCTCCTCCACCGCCACCCCGAGGGCTTCGATCCTGCCGCCGCCTGGATCCAGGAGTCCGAGAGTGTGCGCCAGGATTCGCGTCTCTTCCGCCAGATCGTCGCCCAGCGGCGGAGCCCGCACACGGGGCGCCAGCACGCCTTCTATCGCCTCCAGGGCCCCGATTGGGTGAATGTGGTGGCCTTCACCTGCGAGGGTGACCTCCTGGTGGTGGAGCAGTTCCGTCACGGCATCGATGCCCCGACGCTGGAGATCCCCGGAGGGGGTTGCGATGCGGGGGAGACCCCGGCCGAGGCTGCCCGCCGCGAATTGCGAGAAGAGACGGGCTTCGTGTCCGATCGGTGGGTGGCCCTGGGCAGCTGCACCCCGAACCCCGCCACCCAGAACAACCGCTGCCACACCTTCCTGGCCCTGGACTGCGAGGCCGATGGAGCCTTGGCCCTGGATCCAGCCGAAGAGCTCCAGGTCTGGGCCTGCTCCTGGCCCGAATGGCAGGCCCGCATGCGCCGGGGGGAGATCCACCACGCCCTGGTTCTGGCGGCCTTCCAGTTCCTGGGCTTGTGGGAGGGCTGGCCCGCCCTTCGGCAGCGATTGGAACTCTGA
- a CDS encoding glycine C-acetyltransferase, translating into MNPGYLAHLNREIELLKEAGLYKTERVITSPQQPQMKANGRDVVCLCANNYLGLANHPEVIQAAKSVMDGHGFGMASVRFICGTQDIHRELELKLAAFLGFEDTQLYSSCFDANGAIFEGLLGEEDAIISDALNHASIIDGIRLCKAKRFRYANSDMADLEAQLKAADAAGARFKLVVTDGVFSMDGYIAKLAAICDLAEKYGAMVMVDDSHAVGFMGENGRGTHEHCGVMGRVDFMTGTFGKALGGASGGYIAGKREAIDWLRQKARPYLFSNSVAPAIVAATLKVLDLLKDSQGLIRQVHENARYFRAGMEKAGFKLLPGEHPIVPVMLYEAPLAQEFAKKLLDEGVYVIGFFFPVVPKGQARIRTQMSAAHTRADLDHAIAAFTKVGRELKVIA; encoded by the coding sequence GTGAATCCTGGCTACCTGGCCCACCTCAACCGCGAGATCGAGCTGCTGAAGGAGGCCGGGCTCTACAAGACCGAGCGCGTCATCACCTCGCCGCAGCAGCCCCAGATGAAGGCCAACGGCCGGGATGTGGTGTGCCTGTGCGCCAACAACTACCTCGGCCTGGCGAACCATCCGGAAGTCATCCAGGCCGCCAAGTCGGTGATGGATGGCCATGGCTTCGGCATGGCCTCGGTGCGGTTCATCTGCGGCACCCAGGACATCCATCGGGAGCTCGAACTCAAGCTCGCCGCCTTCCTGGGCTTCGAAGACACGCAACTTTATTCCTCCTGTTTCGACGCCAACGGCGCCATCTTCGAGGGCTTGCTGGGGGAGGAGGATGCGATCATCAGCGACGCCCTGAACCACGCCTCCATCATCGACGGCATCCGGCTCTGCAAGGCCAAGCGCTTCCGCTACGCCAATTCGGACATGGCCGATCTGGAAGCCCAGCTGAAGGCCGCGGATGCCGCCGGGGCCCGCTTCAAGCTGGTGGTGACGGACGGCGTCTTCAGCATGGACGGCTACATCGCCAAGCTCGCGGCCATCTGTGACCTGGCGGAGAAGTACGGCGCCATGGTGATGGTGGACGACAGCCATGCCGTGGGCTTCATGGGTGAGAACGGCCGCGGCACGCATGAGCACTGCGGCGTCATGGGCCGCGTGGACTTCATGACGGGTACCTTCGGCAAGGCCCTGGGCGGCGCCTCGGGCGGCTACATCGCGGGCAAGCGCGAGGCCATCGACTGGCTGCGGCAGAAGGCCCGGCCCTACCTGTTCTCGAATTCCGTGGCCCCGGCCATTGTGGCGGCGACCCTGAAAGTGCTGGATCTGCTCAAGGACAGCCAGGGCCTCATCCGGCAGGTGCACGAGAACGCCCGCTACTTCCGCGCCGGAATGGAGAAGGCCGGGTTCAAGCTGCTGCCGGGCGAGCATCCCATCGTGCCGGTCATGCTCTACGAGGCCCCCCTGGCCCAGGAGTTCGCCAAGAAGCTCCTCGATGAGGGCGTCTATGTCATCGGCTTCTTCTTCCCCGTGGTGCCCAAGGGCCAGGCCCGCATCCGCACCCAGATGAGCGCCGCCCACACCCGCGCGGACCTGGATCATGCCATTGCCGCCTTCACCAAGGTGGGCCGCGAGCTGAAGGTGATCGCCTGA
- a CDS encoding YajQ family cyclic di-GMP-binding protein: protein MASECSFDVVCKVDLDEVKNAVSQAMKEIGQRYDFKGSVSKIELKDDKILVLTSDDEVKLKAVIDVLQTKLHKRGVSIRSMEYGKIEPASKGTVRQEVTIHQGIPVEKAKGLIKAVKDAKIKVQASIQGDQLRVSGKSRDDLQEVIALFKKDDQGLDLQFTNYRG from the coding sequence ATGGCCAGCGAATGTTCGTTTGATGTCGTCTGCAAGGTGGACCTGGACGAGGTGAAGAACGCCGTCTCCCAGGCCATGAAGGAGATCGGCCAGCGCTATGACTTCAAGGGATCGGTCTCCAAGATCGAGCTCAAGGACGACAAGATCCTGGTGCTCACGAGCGACGACGAAGTGAAGCTGAAGGCCGTCATTGATGTGCTTCAGACCAAGCTGCACAAGCGCGGCGTGAGCATCCGCAGCATGGAATACGGCAAGATCGAGCCCGCCTCCAAGGGGACGGTCCGCCAGGAGGTCACCATCCACCAGGGCATCCCCGTGGAGAAGGCCAAGGGGCTCATCAAGGCTGTGAAGGACGCGAAGATCAAGGTCCAGGCCAGCATCCAGGGCGACCAGCTCCGGGTGAGCGGCAAGAGCCGCGACGACCTGCAGGAAGTCATCGCCCTCTTCAAGAAGGACGATCAGGGGCTGGACCTGCAGTTCACCAACTACCGGGGCTGA
- the udk gene encoding uridine kinase yields the protein MIDRPMLVGIVGGSGSGKTSVAAELVKRLKKKTVAALLLDMDAYYAPLEVVKGRFGDRPVNWDHPHAFDLELMASHLSAMHRGESIRKPTYDFTLSDRTGWEAPLPPGQVVILEGLLLFALPELRDQLDMKVFVDTDADIRILRRIRRDTRERGRSLESVMDQYEQSVRPMHLEFVEPSKRWADLIVPTGVENRTALDVITHHICSRVLGSGGPPHV from the coding sequence ATGATCGACAGACCGATGCTGGTGGGCATCGTGGGGGGCTCCGGGAGCGGGAAGACCTCCGTGGCCGCCGAGCTGGTGAAGCGGCTCAAGAAGAAGACCGTGGCCGCCCTCCTGCTGGACATGGACGCCTACTACGCCCCTCTCGAGGTCGTGAAGGGGCGCTTCGGGGACCGGCCCGTCAACTGGGACCACCCCCACGCCTTCGATCTGGAGCTGATGGCCTCCCACCTGTCGGCGATGCATCGCGGCGAAAGCATCCGGAAGCCGACCTATGATTTCACCCTGTCGGACCGCACCGGCTGGGAAGCCCCCCTGCCGCCGGGCCAGGTCGTGATCCTGGAGGGGCTGCTGCTCTTCGCCTTGCCGGAGCTGCGCGATCAGCTGGACATGAAGGTCTTCGTGGACACGGACGCGGACATCCGCATCCTGCGGCGCATCCGCCGGGACACCCGGGAGCGGGGCCGCAGCCTGGAAAGCGTCATGGACCAGTACGAACAGAGCGTGAGGCCCATGCACCTGGAGTTCGTGGAACCCAGCAAGCGCTGGGCCGACCTGATCGTGCCCACGGGCGTGGAGAACCGCACGGCCCTGGATGTCATCACCCACCACATCTGCAGCCGGGTGCTCGGCTCCGGAGGGCCGCCGCATGTTTGA
- the tdh gene encoding L-threonine 3-dehydrogenase, producing MKVLLKSKREEGIWMGEAPMPQVGPNDVLIRVHKSAICGTDVHIYNWDDWAQKTIPVPMVVGHEYFGVIEQVGAEVEGYQPGDRVSGEGHITCGHCRNCRAGKRHLCRNTVGVGVNRTGSFAEYLSIPAFNVFKVPDNVPDEVASIFDPYGNAAHTALSFDMVGEDVLITGAGPIGIMAVAIAKHVGARHVVITDVNEYRLDLARKMGATVAVNPMKKGLPEVMKDLGMTEGFDVGLEMSGNRNAFESMLEAMHHGGRVALLGILPGDCAIDWSQVIFKGLILKGIYGREMFETWYKMAAMIQSGLDITPVITHRFGIDDFQKGFDAMRSGQSGKVILDWGVK from the coding sequence ATGAAAGTCCTGTTGAAGTCCAAGCGCGAGGAAGGCATCTGGATGGGCGAGGCGCCCATGCCCCAGGTGGGGCCGAACGATGTCCTGATCCGCGTCCACAAGAGCGCGATCTGCGGCACCGATGTGCACATCTACAACTGGGACGACTGGGCCCAGAAGACCATACCCGTGCCCATGGTGGTGGGACACGAGTATTTCGGCGTCATCGAGCAGGTGGGTGCCGAGGTGGAGGGTTATCAGCCCGGGGACCGCGTCAGCGGCGAGGGCCACATCACCTGCGGCCACTGCCGCAACTGCCGGGCGGGCAAGCGCCACCTCTGCCGCAACACCGTGGGCGTGGGGGTGAACCGCACAGGCTCCTTCGCTGAGTACCTGTCCATCCCGGCCTTCAATGTCTTCAAGGTCCCGGACAATGTGCCCGACGAGGTGGCCTCCATCTTCGATCCCTACGGCAATGCGGCCCACACGGCCCTGAGCTTCGACATGGTGGGCGAGGATGTGCTGATCACGGGCGCAGGCCCCATCGGCATCATGGCGGTGGCCATCGCCAAGCATGTGGGTGCCCGCCATGTGGTGATCACGGATGTGAATGAATACCGGCTCGACCTGGCCCGGAAAATGGGCGCCACGGTCGCCGTGAACCCCATGAAGAAGGGCCTCCCCGAGGTCATGAAGGACCTGGGCATGACCGAGGGGTTCGATGTGGGCCTGGAGATGAGCGGCAACCGCAACGCCTTCGAATCCATGCTGGAGGCCATGCACCATGGCGGCCGAGTGGCGCTGCTGGGGATCCTTCCGGGCGACTGCGCCATCGACTGGAGCCAGGTGATCTTCAAGGGCCTCATCCTGAAGGGGATCTATGGCCGCGAGATGTTCGAGACCTGGTACAAGATGGCCGCGATGATCCAGAGCGGCCTGGACATCACCCCGGTGATCACGCATCGCTTCGGTATCGACGATTTCCAGAAGGGTTTTGACGCGATGCGGAGCGGGCAGAGCGGGAAGGTGATCCTGGATTGGGGCGTGAAGTAG